Proteins encoded within one genomic window of Microbacterium sp. LKL04:
- a CDS encoding ABC transporter substrate-binding protein, with translation MKSKVIAGAGVAVVAAAALTGCSGGGATAESCTNKIVNPDATQVSVWAWYPSFEEVVDLFNEKHDDVQICWTNAGQGNDEYTKFSTAIESGSGAPDVIMLESEVLSSFAIRDSLVDLSEYGAGDVKDDYTEGAWKDVSSGDAVYAIPVDGGPMGMLYRQDILDEYGIKAPTTWDEFAAAAQKLKDEGAPGVLANFPPNGRAFTQALFAQAGSVPFTYDSASPQEIGIDVADQGSKDVLAFWQDLADKGLVAVDEAFTADYNTKLVDGSYAIYVAAAWGPGYLQGLEGSDEGAVWRAAPVPQWDAANPVQINWGGSTFAVTSQADDKEAAATVAKEIFGTEEAWKIGIEKAALFPLWKPILESDYFRDLEYPFFGGQQINKDVFLPAASGYSGFTFSPFQNYAYDQLQEEVTAVVVDKNKDAAPALDDLQATLEKYATEQGFTLTD, from the coding sequence ATGAAGTCCAAGGTCATCGCCGGCGCCGGCGTCGCCGTCGTCGCCGCAGCCGCCCTCACCGGATGCTCCGGTGGTGGCGCCACGGCAGAGTCGTGCACCAACAAGATCGTCAACCCGGATGCGACCCAGGTGTCGGTCTGGGCCTGGTACCCCTCCTTCGAGGAGGTCGTCGACCTCTTCAACGAGAAGCACGACGACGTTCAGATCTGCTGGACCAACGCGGGCCAGGGCAACGACGAGTACACGAAGTTCTCCACGGCGATCGAATCCGGCAGCGGGGCGCCCGACGTCATCATGCTCGAATCCGAGGTCCTCTCGAGCTTCGCCATCCGCGACTCGCTGGTCGACCTCTCGGAGTACGGCGCGGGAGACGTGAAGGACGACTACACCGAGGGCGCCTGGAAGGACGTCTCCAGCGGCGACGCCGTCTACGCGATCCCCGTCGACGGCGGCCCCATGGGCATGCTCTATCGCCAGGACATCCTCGACGAGTACGGCATCAAGGCTCCCACCACGTGGGACGAGTTCGCCGCGGCGGCGCAGAAGCTCAAGGACGAGGGTGCGCCGGGTGTGCTCGCCAACTTCCCGCCCAACGGCCGCGCGTTCACCCAGGCGCTCTTCGCCCAGGCCGGCTCCGTGCCGTTCACCTACGACAGCGCCTCCCCGCAGGAGATCGGCATCGACGTCGCCGACCAGGGCTCGAAGGACGTGCTCGCCTTCTGGCAGGACCTCGCCGACAAGGGCCTCGTCGCCGTCGACGAGGCGTTCACGGCCGACTACAACACGAAGCTCGTCGACGGCTCGTACGCGATCTACGTCGCGGCGGCCTGGGGTCCCGGCTACCTGCAGGGGCTCGAAGGGTCCGACGAGGGCGCTGTATGGCGCGCAGCACCCGTGCCGCAGTGGGATGCCGCGAACCCGGTGCAGATCAACTGGGGCGGCTCGACGTTCGCCGTGACCTCCCAGGCCGATGACAAGGAGGCGGCGGCCACCGTCGCCAAGGAGATCTTCGGCACCGAAGAGGCGTGGAAGATCGGCATCGAGAAGGCCGCGCTCTTCCCGCTCTGGAAGCCCATCCTCGAGTCGGACTACTTCCGCGACCTGGAGTACCCGTTCTTCGGCGGGCAGCAGATCAACAAGGACGTCTTCCTGCCGGCGGCATCCGGGTACTCGGGCTTCACGTTCAGCCCGTTCCAGAACTACGCCTACGACCAGTTGCAGGAGGAGGTGACCGCGGTCGTCGTCGACAAGAACAAGGATGCCGCGCCCGCCCTCGACGACCTGCAGGCCACGCTCGAGAAGTACGCCACCGAACAGGGCTTCACGCTCACTGATTGA
- a CDS encoding carbohydrate ABC transporter permease: MTTQVLERPAPPRRRSGIQRRQQVGWLFITPFLVVFAAFLVFPLIYAFGMSLFSSTLATGTKFVGIDNYVKAFTDPLFLGGLGRVILFALVMIPAQLLVAIVAALVLDSLTTWVSKLSRLLIFAPYAIPVVIGALMWSFLYSPRFGPGATIFGIFGLEAPNFLSSDSIFFSLVNVVTWQWAGYYMIVVYAALRAIDPAVYEAARIDGANGFQIATRIKVPMISSSMVMVITFALIGTLQFFTEPTVLRSIASGALPADYTPNMYAYALAFSYSQFNYASTIAFSLGVLVFIGSFGFLFLTRKQNGLK; the protein is encoded by the coding sequence ATGACCACTCAGGTACTCGAGCGGCCCGCGCCGCCGCGCCGCCGCAGCGGCATCCAGCGACGTCAGCAGGTCGGTTGGCTGTTCATCACGCCGTTCCTCGTCGTCTTCGCCGCGTTCCTCGTCTTCCCCCTCATCTACGCATTCGGGATGAGTCTGTTCAGCTCGACGCTGGCCACGGGGACGAAGTTCGTCGGCATCGACAACTATGTGAAGGCGTTCACCGACCCGCTGTTCCTCGGCGGACTCGGACGCGTGATCCTCTTCGCGCTCGTCATGATCCCGGCGCAGCTGCTCGTCGCGATCGTCGCGGCGCTCGTCCTCGACTCCCTCACCACGTGGGTGTCGAAGCTGTCGCGTCTGCTGATCTTCGCGCCCTACGCGATCCCGGTCGTCATCGGCGCACTCATGTGGAGCTTCCTCTACAGCCCCCGCTTCGGCCCGGGCGCCACGATCTTCGGGATCTTCGGACTTGAGGCGCCGAACTTCCTCTCCAGCGATTCGATCTTCTTCAGCCTCGTCAACGTCGTCACGTGGCAGTGGGCCGGGTACTACATGATCGTGGTCTACGCGGCGCTGCGCGCGATCGACCCCGCGGTCTACGAGGCGGCCCGCATCGACGGCGCCAACGGGTTCCAGATCGCCACCCGCATCAAGGTGCCGATGATCTCGTCCTCGATGGTCATGGTGATCACCTTCGCGCTGATCGGCACGCTGCAGTTCTTCACCGAGCCGACGGTGCTCCGCTCGATCGCTTCGGGCGCCCTGCCCGCCGACTACACCCCGAACATGTACGCCTACGCGCTGGCCTTCAGCTACAGCCAGTTCAACTACGCGTCGACGATCGCCTTCTCGCTGGGCGTGCTCGTGTTCATCGGCTCGTTCGGCTTCCTCTTCCTCACCCGCAAGCAGAACGGACTGAAGTGA
- a CDS encoding LacI family DNA-binding transcriptional regulator, with translation MSPTLHDVARIAGVSIKTVSNVINDHPHVRPATRERVERAIAELGYTPNLTARNLRSGRTGAIALAVPDLALSYFAELAGLVIAEAERRGVVVLVEQTGGDRDREFDLLRSPRLKLTDGLIFSPLGMGQDDGDRLRVPYPMVLLGERVFDGPVDHVTMQNVEAARAATQHLIAGGRRRIAVVGAHDGEVIGSAGLRLKGYREALDAAGIPFDPQLIGSTTMWHRSNGARTMHELIDRGVEFDAVFGLNDTLALGAMRVLQESGRRVPDDVTVVGFDDLDEAQYSIPSLTTIDPGQQWIARTAVETLLARIAAPAPDASPKLLLADFHLAVRESAPLP, from the coding sequence ATGTCGCCGACACTGCACGACGTCGCACGGATCGCCGGGGTGTCCATCAAGACGGTGTCGAATGTCATCAACGACCATCCGCACGTCCGCCCGGCGACACGCGAGCGCGTCGAGCGTGCGATCGCTGAGCTCGGCTACACCCCGAACCTCACCGCGCGCAACCTTCGCAGCGGCCGCACAGGGGCGATCGCCCTCGCCGTCCCCGACCTGGCGCTCAGCTACTTCGCCGAGCTCGCCGGTCTCGTCATCGCCGAGGCCGAGCGCCGCGGCGTCGTGGTGCTCGTCGAGCAGACCGGCGGCGACCGTGACCGCGAGTTCGACCTGCTGCGCAGCCCTCGCCTCAAGCTCACGGACGGTCTCATCTTCAGTCCGCTGGGCATGGGCCAGGACGACGGGGACAGGCTGCGGGTGCCCTACCCGATGGTCCTCCTGGGCGAGCGCGTGTTCGACGGCCCCGTCGATCACGTCACGATGCAGAACGTCGAAGCCGCGCGGGCGGCGACCCAGCACCTCATCGCGGGCGGGCGCCGACGGATCGCCGTCGTGGGCGCACACGACGGCGAGGTGATCGGTTCGGCAGGACTCCGGCTGAAGGGCTACCGGGAGGCGCTGGATGCCGCCGGCATCCCCTTCGACCCGCAGCTGATCGGCTCGACCACCATGTGGCATCGCTCGAACGGGGCGCGGACGATGCACGAACTCATCGATCGGGGGGTCGAGTTCGACGCGGTGTTCGGGCTCAACGACACGCTCGCCCTCGGCGCGATGCGTGTGCTGCAGGAGAGCGGCCGCCGCGTGCCGGACGACGTCACCGTGGTCGGCTTCGACGATCTGGACGAAGCGCAGTACTCGATTCCCTCGCTCACGACGATCGATCCCGGTCAGCAATGGATCGCGCGGACCGCGGTCGAGACGCTCCTCGCACGCATCGCGGCACCGGCTCCCGACGCCTCGCCGAAGCTCCTGCTCGCCGACTTCCACCTCGCCGTGCGAGAGTCCGCGCCGTTACCGTGA
- a CDS encoding DUF1206 domain-containing protein, protein MSSSAKNAAHGAKNSRTLRTLARVGFAASGVVHIVIGVIAISLATGRGGGEQADQSGALQQLASAPGGVLLLWAAAVGLVVLGLWHLLSAFLDRSSDSRRDRAVHIAKNGVKGVVYVVLGVTAVTVAAGGSADSSDSTRSLTADLLATPGGVFLVVAIGLVLIGVAGYLVFKGVTRRFERDLSMPGGTAGRAVRILGTVGYVARGIAFAGVGVLFLVGAVTNDPEKSSGLDGALRSFAELPAGVIVLSVIGAGWIAYGVYAFFRARYTRL, encoded by the coding sequence ATGAGTTCATCGGCGAAGAATGCGGCGCACGGGGCGAAGAACAGTCGGACCCTGCGCACGCTCGCGCGCGTCGGCTTCGCCGCCAGCGGTGTCGTGCACATCGTCATCGGCGTCATCGCGATCTCCCTCGCCACCGGCCGGGGAGGCGGAGAGCAGGCCGACCAGTCGGGCGCCCTGCAGCAGCTGGCGTCCGCACCCGGCGGCGTCCTCCTCCTTTGGGCGGCTGCCGTGGGCCTCGTCGTGCTCGGCCTCTGGCACCTCCTCAGCGCGTTCCTCGACCGCTCCAGCGACTCCCGGCGCGATCGCGCCGTGCACATCGCGAAGAACGGCGTCAAAGGTGTCGTCTACGTCGTTCTCGGCGTCACCGCCGTCACGGTCGCCGCGGGTGGTTCGGCCGACTCGTCCGACTCGACGCGGTCGCTCACGGCAGACCTGCTCGCCACCCCCGGTGGCGTCTTCCTCGTCGTCGCGATCGGGCTGGTCCTGATCGGCGTCGCGGGCTACCTCGTGTTCAAGGGCGTCACGCGACGCTTCGAGCGCGACCTCTCGATGCCCGGTGGCACTGCCGGGCGCGCGGTCCGCATCCTCGGCACCGTCGGGTACGTGGCCCGGGGCATCGCCTTCGCGGGCGTCGGCGTCCTGTTCCTCGTCGGTGCGGTCACGAACGATCCCGAGAAGTCGAGCGGACTCGACGGTGCCCTCCGCTCGTTCGCGGAACTCCCCGCCGGCGTCATCGTGCTGAGCGTGATCGGTGCGGGCTGGATCGCCTACGGCGTCTACGCGTTCTTCCGCGCCCGCTACACCCGGCTGTGA
- a CDS encoding AMP-binding protein gives MQLSRLHSADPRDVLRALRAAVLGAGPAVALGAASDLPTDVPAGTAVVVTTSGSTGYPKSVALSRSALTSSALATAERIGSGSWLLALPATYVAGVQVMVRALVAGRDPAILAGSFTAQTFTAAASAMAASEGGHRVPTYTSLVPAQVQTLVEAGETDAAVARAFASFDAVLVGGQALPPALADRAAALGARIVRTYGSTETSGGCVYDGRPLEGVRARIEDGEVQLGGPTLADGYLGDPERTAKTFVRGADGARWYRTGDSGSFDDGVLRITGRRDNVIVSGGVNVSLDRVEQAVRAIGGLEEAVVVPTRDERWGEASVVVLARRALAGHTEPDLLAELRSVVEAAIGAPARPRELLVLYEVPMTSTGKPDRALLRRLLADDEEPASRGE, from the coding sequence ATGCAGCTGAGCCGCCTCCATTCCGCGGATCCGCGTGACGTCCTCCGCGCGCTCCGTGCCGCGGTGCTCGGCGCGGGACCGGCGGTCGCCCTCGGTGCGGCATCCGATCTCCCGACCGACGTCCCCGCAGGCACGGCCGTCGTCGTCACGACGAGCGGATCGACCGGGTACCCGAAGTCCGTCGCCCTCAGCCGGTCGGCACTGACCTCGTCGGCGCTCGCGACGGCGGAACGGATCGGCAGCGGGTCGTGGCTGCTCGCCCTCCCCGCGACCTACGTCGCCGGCGTCCAGGTGATGGTGAGGGCGCTCGTCGCCGGTCGCGACCCGGCGATCCTGGCCGGCTCGTTCACGGCGCAGACCTTCACGGCGGCCGCCTCGGCGATGGCCGCGAGCGAGGGCGGCCACCGCGTGCCGACGTACACGTCTCTCGTCCCCGCTCAGGTGCAGACCCTGGTCGAGGCGGGAGAGACGGATGCCGCGGTCGCCCGAGCGTTCGCCTCGTTCGACGCCGTGCTCGTCGGCGGGCAGGCGCTGCCGCCCGCGCTCGCCGACCGCGCCGCCGCGCTCGGCGCGCGCATCGTCCGCACCTACGGGTCGACCGAGACGAGCGGAGGGTGCGTCTACGACGGGCGGCCGCTCGAGGGCGTGCGGGCGCGCATCGAGGACGGCGAGGTCCAGCTCGGCGGCCCGACCCTCGCCGACGGCTACCTCGGCGATCCCGAGCGGACGGCGAAGACGTTCGTCCGCGGCGCCGACGGCGCGCGCTGGTACCGCACCGGCGATTCCGGGTCGTTCGACGACGGGGTCCTGCGCATCACGGGTCGCCGTGACAACGTCATCGTGTCGGGGGGCGTGAACGTCTCGCTCGATCGTGTCGAGCAGGCCGTTCGTGCGATCGGGGGGCTCGAGGAAGCGGTCGTCGTGCCGACGCGCGACGAGCGGTGGGGCGAGGCATCCGTCGTCGTCCTGGCGCGCCGCGCACTCGCGGGGCACACGGAACCCGACCTTCTCGCGGAGCTGCGGAGCGTGGTGGAAGCCGCGATCGGTGCACCCGCGCGACCGCGTGAGCTGCTCGTGCTCTATGAGGTGCCGATGACCTCGACCGGCAAGCCGGATCGCGCGCTCCTGCGCCGTCTGCTCGCGGACGACGAGGAGCCGGCGTCGCGCGGGGAATAG
- the arfA gene encoding arabinosylfuranosidase ArfA, which translates to MPSARLTVDPAFAIGDVRRKLFGGFVEHLGRHVYDGIYEPGHESADAEGFRTDVIDLVKELGVDTIRYPGGNFVSGFRWEDSVGPVSERPRRLDLAWHSTETNEVGLHEFSSWLEKVGSDLMMAVNLGTRGTLEAIDLLEYSNIRSGTALSDRRIANGRTEPFGVRMWCLGNEMDGPWQLGHRSADDYGKIASQAAKGMRQLDPDIQLVVCGSSSAHMPTFGEWERVVLTHTYDDVDLISCHAYYEERNGDVDSFLASAVDMDGFIEKVVATADHVGAVRGSSKKIDISFDEWNVWYIDRFHGVDKIEGIDNWPVAPRLLEDSYSVLDAVVFGNLMISLLKHADRVASASLAQLVNVIAPIMTEPGGPAWRQTTFFPFSITSRLAKGAALRVKLESPTHTTAVYGEVPLVDAVATHDAEAGRSALFLVNRSTTESIEVSVDVAALGDLSVLETHTLTDDDINAKNTLADRERVAPRPNESVRVEDGILTITLPPVSWTAVALG; encoded by the coding sequence ATGCCCAGCGCACGTCTCACCGTCGATCCCGCCTTCGCGATCGGCGATGTCCGTCGAAAGCTCTTCGGTGGCTTCGTCGAGCACCTCGGCCGCCACGTCTACGACGGCATCTACGAGCCCGGTCACGAGAGTGCGGATGCCGAGGGCTTCCGCACCGACGTCATCGACCTCGTCAAGGAGCTCGGGGTCGACACGATCCGCTATCCCGGCGGCAACTTCGTGTCGGGCTTCCGCTGGGAGGATTCGGTCGGACCGGTCTCCGAGCGTCCGCGTCGGCTCGACCTGGCCTGGCACTCGACGGAAACGAACGAGGTCGGCCTGCACGAGTTCTCGTCGTGGCTCGAGAAGGTCGGCAGTGACCTCATGATGGCGGTAAACCTCGGCACCCGCGGGACGCTCGAGGCGATCGACCTGCTCGAGTACTCCAACATCCGCTCGGGGACCGCGCTCAGCGACCGGCGCATCGCCAACGGTCGCACGGAGCCGTTCGGCGTCCGCATGTGGTGCCTCGGCAACGAGATGGACGGTCCCTGGCAGCTGGGGCACCGCTCCGCCGACGACTACGGCAAGATCGCGTCGCAGGCGGCGAAGGGGATGCGGCAGCTCGACCCCGACATCCAGCTCGTCGTGTGCGGGTCCTCGAGCGCCCACATGCCGACGTTCGGCGAATGGGAGCGGGTCGTGCTGACGCACACCTACGACGACGTCGACCTGATCTCGTGCCACGCGTACTACGAGGAGAGAAACGGCGACGTCGACAGCTTCCTCGCCTCGGCCGTCGACATGGACGGCTTCATCGAGAAGGTCGTCGCGACCGCCGACCACGTCGGCGCGGTGCGGGGATCGTCGAAGAAGATCGACATCTCGTTCGACGAGTGGAACGTCTGGTACATCGACCGTTTCCACGGCGTCGACAAGATCGAGGGCATCGACAACTGGCCGGTGGCGCCGCGCCTGCTCGAGGACTCCTACTCGGTGCTCGACGCCGTCGTCTTCGGCAACCTGATGATCTCGCTCCTCAAGCACGCTGACCGCGTGGCGAGCGCCTCGCTCGCGCAGCTCGTCAACGTGATCGCGCCGATCATGACCGAGCCGGGCGGGCCGGCATGGCGTCAGACGACGTTCTTCCCGTTCTCGATCACCTCGCGTCTGGCGAAGGGCGCCGCGCTCCGCGTCAAGCTCGAGTCGCCGACCCACACGACGGCGGTGTACGGCGAGGTGCCGCTCGTCGACGCCGTCGCGACGCACGACGCCGAGGCCGGTCGCAGCGCCCTGTTCCTCGTGAACCGGAGCACGACCGAGTCGATCGAGGTCTCGGTCGACGTCGCGGCGCTCGGCGACCTCTCGGTCCTCGAGACGCACACGCTCACCGACGACGACATCAACGCGAAGAACACCCTCGCCGACCGCGAGCGCGTCGCCCCGCGGCCGAACGAATCGGTCCGCGTCGAGGACGGCATTCTCACGATCACGCTGCCGCCGGTGTCGTGGACGGCGGTCGCGCTCGGCTGA
- a CDS encoding 1,4-dihydroxy-2-naphthoyl-CoA synthase, with product MTVSELFDPSEWTEAPGAQGYTDITAHVSTDGRIARIAFDRPEVRNAFRPHTVDELYRALDIARQDPKVGVVLLTGNGPSAKDGGWAFCSGGDQRIRGRDGYTYAADDATTPDPARAGRLHILEVQRLIRFMPKVVIAVIPGWAAGGGHSLHIVCDLSIASAEHGRFKQTDADVGSFDAGYGSAYMARQVGQKVAREVFFLAEEYSAQRAYEMGAVNRVVPHAELEREAISMARTILGKSPTAIRMLKFAFNAIDDGMVGQQVFAGEATRLAYGTDEAVEGRDAFLEKRDPDWSPYPYHY from the coding sequence GTGACCGTCTCCGAGCTCTTCGACCCGTCGGAGTGGACCGAGGCGCCCGGCGCCCAGGGCTACACCGACATCACCGCGCACGTCTCGACCGACGGACGGATCGCCCGCATCGCGTTCGATCGTCCCGAGGTCCGGAACGCCTTCCGGCCGCACACCGTCGACGAGCTCTACCGCGCGCTCGACATCGCCCGGCAGGACCCGAAGGTCGGCGTCGTGCTGCTCACCGGCAACGGCCCGAGCGCGAAGGACGGCGGCTGGGCGTTCTGCTCCGGCGGCGACCAGCGCATCCGGGGCCGCGACGGCTACACGTACGCCGCCGACGACGCGACGACCCCCGACCCGGCGCGCGCGGGCAGGCTCCACATCCTCGAGGTGCAGCGCCTCATCCGCTTCATGCCGAAGGTCGTCATCGCCGTCATCCCGGGGTGGGCTGCGGGCGGCGGGCACTCGCTGCACATCGTCTGCGACCTGTCGATCGCGAGTGCCGAGCACGGCAGGTTCAAGCAGACCGACGCCGATGTCGGCTCGTTCGACGCCGGCTACGGCTCGGCGTACATGGCTCGCCAGGTCGGTCAGAAGGTCGCCCGCGAGGTGTTCTTCCTCGCCGAGGAGTACTCCGCGCAGCGCGCCTACGAGATGGGCGCGGTGAATCGCGTCGTCCCGCACGCCGAGCTCGAGCGCGAGGCCATCTCGATGGCGCGGACGATCCTCGGCAAGTCCCCGACCGCGATCCGCATGCTGAAGTTCGCCTTCAACGCGATCGACGACGGCATGGTCGGCCAGCAGGTGTTCGCAGGCGAGGCGACGCGTCTCGCCTACGGGACCGACGAGGCCGTCGAAGGGCGCGACGCCTTCCTCGAGAAGCGCGATCCGGACTGGTCGCCGTACCCGTACCACTACTGA
- a CDS encoding zinc-ribbon domain-containing protein: protein MTEPVRWWWERRQFSRGTDVPYAVGTYRSTWAAYPELVRQYHPDLNGGIVLSQIPPAADVLLCWECSAGHRFAATPTEQRERPGRVRRRSAWCPECSALAAPRPVRVVERIDAGAALAAVQRAKAVRMPVAPAPAPVRKRSAPALCEKTPDLPAGEPFVSACAPPPASAAEARLRADLSAAILFSEGMTAVRVARPFFRHREVWPDILLPELRVAVEYDTPGRHGLEHVGTRETSDRRKDALLRAAGWEVVRVRTGGLEPLGPHDVVLRTAGTRTVGAIVDALREIRGALLVDAYLR from the coding sequence GTGACGGAACCGGTGCGGTGGTGGTGGGAGCGTCGTCAGTTCTCGCGCGGCACCGATGTCCCTTACGCCGTCGGGACGTACCGGTCCACGTGGGCCGCGTATCCGGAGCTCGTCCGGCAGTACCACCCGGACCTCAATGGCGGCATCGTCCTCTCGCAGATCCCGCCCGCCGCAGACGTACTCCTGTGCTGGGAATGCTCCGCAGGCCATCGGTTCGCTGCGACGCCGACCGAGCAACGCGAACGCCCGGGACGCGTGCGACGCCGGTCGGCCTGGTGCCCGGAGTGCTCTGCGCTCGCGGCGCCTCGCCCCGTGAGGGTCGTCGAACGCATCGACGCGGGCGCGGCTCTCGCCGCCGTGCAGCGGGCGAAGGCGGTGCGGATGCCGGTGGCCCCCGCTCCGGCTCCGGTGCGCAAGCGTTCCGCTCCAGCCCTCTGCGAGAAGACCCCGGACCTCCCGGCGGGTGAGCCGTTCGTCAGCGCCTGCGCTCCCCCACCGGCATCCGCTGCCGAAGCGCGGCTACGGGCGGACCTGAGCGCCGCGATCCTGTTCAGCGAAGGGATGACGGCGGTCCGGGTTGCGCGGCCGTTCTTCCGCCACCGGGAGGTGTGGCCCGACATCCTGCTCCCCGAGCTGCGGGTCGCGGTCGAGTACGACACCCCCGGACGTCACGGCCTCGAGCACGTCGGCACACGGGAGACATCCGACCGGCGCAAGGATGCGCTGCTGCGCGCGGCAGGCTGGGAGGTCGTGCGGGTGCGCACGGGCGGACTCGAACCGCTCGGGCCGCACGACGTCGTCCTCCGGACCGCGGGGACGCGAACGGTCGGCGCGATCGTCGACGCGCTCCGCGAGATCCGGGGCGCGTTGTTGGTCGATGCCTATCTGCGGTGA
- a CDS encoding glucose-6-phosphate dehydrogenase, translated as MKITRSSDWRDALPFEVPVLAADAVPGEPTRCVSCPAGSEPRERTELWAVKHRHPNNHAGFVRYYCAEHAPKTAPPPPPSVARPGKARGTAPKPRPERTVAPKRPAASLDVVRAMCPNCFVEVSATGECGMCGQQVA; from the coding sequence ATGAAGATCACGAGATCATCCGACTGGCGGGACGCTCTTCCGTTCGAGGTCCCCGTCCTCGCCGCCGACGCCGTGCCCGGCGAGCCGACGCGCTGCGTGAGCTGCCCCGCAGGCAGCGAGCCGCGGGAGCGCACCGAACTGTGGGCCGTCAAGCACCGGCATCCCAACAATCACGCGGGATTCGTGCGCTACTACTGCGCCGAGCACGCCCCCAAGACCGCGCCGCCGCCCCCGCCGTCGGTGGCTCGCCCGGGCAAGGCCCGCGGCACCGCACCGAAGCCGCGTCCCGAGCGGACCGTCGCGCCGAAGCGCCCCGCGGCGTCGCTGGACGTCGTCCGCGCCATGTGCCCGAACTGCTTCGTCGAGGTCTCCGCGACCGGCGAGTGCGGCATGTGCGGCCAGCAGGTGGCCTGA
- a CDS encoding carbohydrate ABC transporter permease — protein sequence MSALPTTASVSDDAHTTVTGIPSRKNRSAGRPRGRRRIGSHVLLIILAIYFVIPIWWLFVAATKDTGGLFSSSAFWFDQPGDFFTNIQGLFTHQGGIYWRWLGNSFLYAFVSGLGATVVAVLAGYGFAKYQFRGRGVVFGMILGSVMVPLTALVIPTFMLLSQYGLINTPWAVILPSLLNPFGVYLMRVYTQDAVPDELLEAARIDGAGEWRTFRTIVVPLLRPAIVTVLLLSVVGTWNNFFLPLAVLTDPQLLPVTVGLNRWLALSNAGAGGEQVWNLITSGAFISVLPLLLSFLFLQRYWQGGLALGSVK from the coding sequence ATGTCCGCCCTCCCCACCACGGCGTCGGTCTCGGACGACGCCCACACGACCGTCACCGGCATCCCCTCGCGCAAGAACCGCTCGGCGGGCCGCCCTCGCGGCCGGCGCCGCATCGGCTCGCACGTGCTGCTGATCATCCTCGCGATCTACTTCGTCATCCCGATCTGGTGGCTCTTCGTCGCCGCCACGAAGGACACCGGCGGGCTCTTCTCGAGCTCCGCGTTCTGGTTCGATCAGCCGGGCGACTTCTTCACCAACATCCAGGGTCTGTTCACCCACCAGGGCGGCATCTACTGGCGCTGGCTCGGCAACTCGTTCCTGTACGCGTTCGTCTCCGGGCTCGGTGCGACCGTCGTCGCCGTCCTCGCCGGATACGGGTTCGCGAAGTACCAGTTCCGGGGCCGCGGGGTCGTCTTCGGGATGATCCTCGGCTCGGTGATGGTGCCGCTCACCGCGCTCGTCATCCCGACCTTCATGCTGCTCAGCCAGTACGGCCTGATCAACACCCCGTGGGCGGTCATCCTGCCGTCGCTGCTGAACCCGTTCGGCGTCTACCTCATGCGCGTCTACACGCAGGATGCCGTCCCCGACGAACTGCTCGAGGCGGCGCGCATCGACGGGGCCGGGGAGTGGCGCACGTTCCGCACGATCGTCGTGCCGCTGCTGCGCCCGGCGATCGTCACGGTCCTGCTGCTGTCGGTCGTCGGCACCTGGAACAACTTCTTCCTGCCGCTGGCTGTCCTCACCGACCCGCAGCTGCTGCCCGTCACGGTCGGCCTCAACCGGTGGTTGGCGCTGTCGAACGCGGGCGCCGGCGGCGAGCAGGTCTGGAACCTGATCACCTCGGGCGCCTTCATCTCGGTCCTCCCGCTCCTGCTGTCGTTCCTGTTCCTGCAGCGGTACTGGCAGGGCGGTCTCGCCCTCGGTTCGGTCAAGTGA